Proteins encoded within one genomic window of Bacillus sp. 1NLA3E:
- a CDS encoding isoprenylcysteine carboxylmethyltransferase family protein, producing MVFEGFISFVVLQRLVELVIAKKNEKVMKEKGAIEFGQLHYRFMVLMHVMFFVVLIFEVSIFNEQVSQFWPILFPMFLLVQAGRIWALTSLGEFWNTKIIVLPEARPIKRGPYRYLKHPNYVIVSIELLVIPLLFHAYMTAVIFTILNGYLLSIRIPAEEQALAQLTEYKTTMNQVQHPHHRQ from the coding sequence ATGGTATTTGAAGGTTTTATTTCTTTCGTTGTCCTGCAGCGTTTGGTGGAATTAGTGATTGCTAAGAAAAATGAAAAAGTTATGAAGGAAAAGGGAGCAATCGAGTTTGGTCAATTACACTACCGGTTTATGGTATTGATGCATGTAATGTTTTTTGTTGTTTTGATTTTTGAGGTCAGTATTTTTAATGAGCAGGTCTCTCAATTTTGGCCCATTTTATTCCCTATGTTCCTTTTAGTACAAGCAGGAAGAATTTGGGCCTTAACTTCACTTGGGGAATTTTGGAACACAAAGATTATTGTGTTACCAGAAGCCCGCCCAATTAAGCGTGGACCTTATCGCTATTTAAAACACCCGAATTATGTAATTGTTAGTATTGAGTTGTTGGTGATTCCATTATTATTCCATGCGTATATGACCGCAGTTATTTTTACGATTTTGAATGGTTACCTTTTATCGATTAGAATACCTGCGGAAGAGCAGGCTCTTGCGCAATTGACCGAATATAAAACAACAATGAATCAAGTTCAACATCCTCACCATCGACAATGA
- a CDS encoding nucleobase:cation symporter-2 family protein codes for MKQQPLKIASLAIQHVLAMYAGAVIVPLIVGGALGLSGEQLTYLVSIDILMCGIASILQVWRNRFFGIGLPVMLGCTFTAVGPMIAIGGQYGVSAIYGSIIISGLFVVIIATFFGRLVRFFPPVVTGSVVTIIGITLIPVAMNNMAGGQGSKDFGALSNIALAFGTLVFILLLYKFAKGFVRSISILLGLAAGTVVAYFLGKVNFAAVGDASWGHIPSLFYFGTPTFEITPILTMTLVAMVSLVESTGVYFALSDICKQNLSDKDLTRGYRAEGLAIILGGLFNAFPYTTYSQNVGLVQLSGVKSKSVIYTAGGFLVLLGFVPKIGALTTVIPTPVLGGAMVAMFGMVIAYGIKMLSKVEFASQENLLIIACSVGIGLGVTAVPDLFAKMPENIQILTDNGIVAGSLTAIILNIVFNVFTKEKKAQFGSLKEQKIS; via the coding sequence ATGAAACAACAACCATTAAAGATTGCCTCATTAGCAATTCAACACGTATTAGCGATGTACGCGGGTGCTGTTATTGTTCCATTAATTGTTGGTGGAGCCTTGGGTCTATCAGGAGAACAATTGACTTATTTAGTTTCCATTGACATTCTTATGTGCGGAATTGCCTCGATTTTGCAAGTTTGGCGAAATCGTTTCTTTGGAATTGGCTTACCTGTTATGCTTGGATGTACGTTTACTGCTGTTGGACCGATGATTGCCATCGGTGGTCAGTATGGAGTTTCAGCTATTTATGGGTCAATTATTATATCTGGTCTTTTTGTTGTTATTATTGCTACATTTTTTGGAAGGCTCGTTCGTTTTTTTCCACCGGTTGTTACGGGTTCAGTAGTAACCATCATTGGAATCACACTCATTCCTGTTGCCATGAACAATATGGCTGGCGGGCAAGGGAGTAAAGATTTTGGAGCATTATCTAATATTGCGTTAGCCTTCGGAACACTAGTATTCATTCTATTACTTTATAAATTTGCAAAAGGATTTGTTCGGTCTATTTCTATCTTATTAGGTTTGGCTGCAGGGACTGTTGTTGCTTATTTCTTAGGGAAAGTAAACTTTGCGGCGGTAGGGGACGCATCATGGGGCCATATTCCAAGTTTATTTTACTTTGGTACACCAACCTTTGAGATCACCCCAATTCTAACAATGACTCTTGTAGCAATGGTAAGCTTAGTAGAATCAACAGGTGTATACTTTGCTTTATCTGATATTTGTAAGCAAAATTTGTCTGATAAAGATTTAACAAGAGGATATCGTGCTGAGGGATTGGCGATTATTCTGGGGGGACTTTTCAATGCTTTCCCGTATACCACTTATTCACAAAATGTCGGACTAGTGCAATTGTCTGGTGTGAAAAGTAAAAGTGTTATTTATACTGCAGGAGGATTCTTAGTTTTGTTAGGATTTGTACCTAAAATTGGGGCACTTACAACGGTCATTCCAACTCCGGTACTTGGTGGTGCCATGGTGGCAATGTTTGGGATGGTCATAGCCTATGGGATCAAAATGCTAAGCAAAGTGGAGTTTGCATCACAAGAAAATCTGCTCATTATTGCCTGTTCAGTTGGAATTGGTCTAGGTGTAACAGCTGTGCCAGATTTATTTGCGAAAATGCCTGAAAATATTCAAATCCTAACAGACAATGGCATTGTTGCTGGAAGTTTAACTGCTATTATCCTGAACATTGTCTTTAATGTTTTTACAAAAGAAAAGAAGGCACAATTTGGTAGTTTAAAAGAACAAAAGATTTCATAA
- a CDS encoding DUF2628 domain-containing protein produces MKETHLEESISFEEQRNVAQTNTSYYDLKWGSVKNPAKENTWNWVAFFFTLFWLAYRKMFKPFFVLGVIEMLWMVPFYLVDIPFWVDIPFYIVISLVVGWNGNRWYYNHTSRILKQAATLSESQQLAYLRTKGGSHIGIMLGLNIFLIVLYFIADLGLSYLPTKTNIKDVVRLSGEGETLEVFTDKPKWKYVQKNGRHYVTEFKGYDYSEKENVRIVFYVYLDKQIYEWRQIYINGKKLSKKEAEDYEVWIEDNSWY; encoded by the coding sequence ATGAAGGAAACTCATTTAGAAGAATCAATCTCATTCGAGGAACAACGCAATGTTGCACAAACCAATACATCGTATTACGATTTAAAATGGGGATCAGTTAAAAATCCAGCAAAGGAGAACACTTGGAATTGGGTGGCATTTTTCTTCACTTTATTTTGGTTAGCATATCGTAAAATGTTTAAGCCTTTTTTTGTGTTAGGAGTAATAGAAATGCTTTGGATGGTACCCTTTTATCTTGTAGATATACCTTTTTGGGTGGATATTCCCTTTTATATTGTTATTTCTTTAGTGGTGGGGTGGAATGGAAATCGTTGGTATTATAACCATACTTCTCGAATTCTGAAACAAGCTGCAACTCTATCTGAATCCCAACAACTTGCCTATTTACGAACAAAAGGCGGATCACACATCGGTATTATGCTCGGACTAAATATATTCTTAATAGTATTGTACTTTATTGCAGACTTAGGATTATCCTACCTACCAACTAAGACAAATATTAAAGATGTTGTGCGTTTAAGTGGTGAAGGCGAAACATTAGAAGTATTTACTGATAAACCAAAATGGAAGTATGTCCAAAAAAACGGCCGCCACTATGTAACAGAATTTAAAGGCTATGATTATAGCGAAAAAGAAAATGTACGTATCGTATTCTATGTATATCTAGATAAGCAAATATATGAATGGAGGCAAATCTACATTAATGGTAAGAAGTTAAGTAAAAAGGAAGCGGAAGATTACGAGGTTTGGATTGAAGATAACTCATGGTATTGA
- a CDS encoding b(o/a)3-type cytochrome-c oxidase subunit 1, with protein MQTQSVNIKVDRHDGKLAMAHFFVAFTALAIGGIAGLLQVLVRSGKLILPAGIGYYQILTVHGVLLGLVLTTFFIMGFQMAATSATSGTFTSGVRKTGWIGFWTMTLGTVIAAVMVLLGKASVLYTFYAPLQAHWLYYVGLTLVIVGSWIDGSVIIMTYIKWRKANPGKPSPLITFMALVNTILWTVATIGVASSVLIQLLPWSLGLVPTVNVLVSRTLFWYFGHPLVYFWLLPAYMAWYVVIPKVIGAKIFSDSLARLSFILFLLFSVPVGFHHQLVEPGIDPAWKFLQVVLTFLVIIPSLMTAFSLFATFETYGRSKGSTGLFGWVKKLPWGDARFTVPFIGMLAFIPAGAGGMVNASHQMNQVVHNTIWVTGHFHLTVATAVALTFFGVSYWLVPHLTGRKLTKAMNKLAILQGIFWAIGMTFMSGAMHAAGLLGAPRRSAFSEYAGSAQAAEWVPYQIAQAVGGTILFMSIILMLYIFINLAFFAPKGEEEFPIGEVDETAGETPMVFENWKLWLGITALLILFAYTIPLTDIIQNSPPGSPGFKTW; from the coding sequence ATGCAAACTCAATCAGTTAATATCAAAGTTGATCGTCATGATGGGAAACTGGCAATGGCTCACTTTTTCGTGGCTTTTACAGCACTTGCAATCGGTGGAATTGCTGGACTTTTACAAGTACTAGTTCGTTCAGGAAAATTAATATTGCCAGCTGGCATTGGATATTATCAAATTTTAACGGTCCACGGTGTCTTGTTAGGACTAGTGTTAACAACCTTCTTTATTATGGGCTTCCAAATGGCAGCTACAAGTGCAACATCTGGTACGTTTACCAGCGGTGTTCGTAAGACTGGTTGGATTGGATTTTGGACGATGACACTTGGAACAGTGATTGCTGCAGTTATGGTCCTATTAGGTAAAGCATCTGTGCTTTATACATTTTACGCTCCATTACAAGCGCATTGGCTTTATTACGTTGGATTAACATTAGTGATAGTTGGATCCTGGATTGATGGCTCCGTAATTATAATGACTTACATAAAATGGCGTAAAGCAAACCCAGGCAAGCCTAGTCCGTTAATAACTTTCATGGCACTAGTAAACACGATATTATGGACCGTTGCGACCATTGGAGTTGCTTCATCAGTTCTAATTCAATTACTTCCTTGGTCATTAGGTTTAGTTCCAACAGTTAACGTTTTGGTCAGCCGTACTTTATTCTGGTACTTTGGCCATCCGCTTGTATATTTCTGGTTATTACCCGCCTATATGGCTTGGTATGTTGTCATCCCTAAAGTCATTGGTGCAAAAATATTCTCAGATTCATTAGCAAGACTTTCGTTTATCTTATTTTTACTTTTCTCAGTTCCGGTTGGCTTTCATCACCAATTAGTTGAGCCAGGAATTGATCCAGCTTGGAAGTTCCTTCAAGTTGTATTAACATTTTTAGTTATTATTCCGTCTTTGATGACTGCATTCTCTTTGTTCGCGACATTTGAAACTTATGGACGTTCAAAAGGTTCAACTGGATTATTTGGATGGGTGAAAAAACTTCCATGGGGAGATGCCCGTTTTACAGTTCCATTTATCGGGATGCTTGCTTTCATTCCAGCTGGTGCCGGTGGTATGGTTAATGCTTCTCACCAAATGAACCAAGTTGTTCACAATACAATCTGGGTTACTGGTCACTTCCATTTAACTGTGGCAACTGCTGTAGCATTAACATTTTTCGGAGTTTCCTATTGGTTAGTACCACATTTAACTGGTAGAAAACTTACCAAAGCGATGAATAAATTGGCAATTTTACAAGGGATCTTCTGGGCAATTGGAATGACCTTTATGTCTGGAGCTATGCATGCTGCTGGATTACTTGGAGCGCCTCGTCGTTCTGCTTTTTCTGAGTATGCTGGTTCTGCACAGGCTGCTGAGTGGGTTCCATATCAAATCGCTCAAGCTGTTGGGGGAACCATTCTATTCATGTCTATCATCCTTATGCTTTATATATTTATTAATCTAGCTTTCTTTGCACCTAAAGGTGAAGAAGAATTCCCTATCGGAGAAGTGGATGAAACTGCTGGTGAAACTCCAATGGTGTTCGAGAATTGGAAACTCTGGCTTGGTATTACAGCGTTATTAATTCTATTTGCTTATACCATCCCGCTTACTGATATTATCCAAAATTCACCTCCAGGATCACCTGGATTTAAAACTTGGTAA
- a CDS encoding cytochrome c oxidase subunit II, with protein MHIHKFEKIWLIFGITMLIVFLSVIGVSAFYLGNQPPSCLTTIDPTKVDTTAPFDKPGLKKVEGKEWDYELVFVASAFNYTPGDVKIPKGSKVKIMATTKDVIHGFEVAGTNINMMLEPGFVSEYVATFSKTGEFLILCNEYCGSGHHLMTSKIEVVE; from the coding sequence ATGCATATCCATAAGTTTGAAAAGATTTGGCTAATTTTCGGGATAACCATGTTAATCGTCTTTTTATCTGTTATTGGGGTAAGTGCTTTCTATTTGGGGAATCAACCACCGAGTTGTTTAACAACAATTGATCCGACAAAGGTTGATACGACAGCTCCATTTGACAAGCCAGGATTAAAAAAGGTAGAAGGAAAAGAATGGGACTACGAGTTAGTTTTTGTAGCATCAGCATTTAATTACACTCCTGGAGATGTGAAAATCCCAAAAGGCTCGAAGGTTAAAATTATGGCAACAACAAAAGATGTTATTCACGGATTTGAAGTAGCTGGCACAAACATTAATATGATGCTTGAACCTGGTTTTGTCAGTGAATATGTCGCAACATTTAGCAAAACGGGTGAATTCTTAATTTTATGTAATGAATATTGTGGAAGTGGACATCACTTGATGACGTCGAAAATAGAGGTGGTTGAATAA
- a CDS encoding type III polyketide synthase, with amino-acid sequence MPSIVSIGDAVPRNVIEQSQAIEFATELFSPSFKDIERLLAAFQNGQIKKRHLVKPLDWYKQGHSFAEKNAAYIEASITLGAEAITKCLTNTTFLQESVPYEDISAIFMISSTGVATPSIEARIMNYLPFLPHTKRIPIWGLGCAGGASGLSRAYEYCLAYPHEKVIVLSIELSSLTFQRNDFSKSNLIGTSLFADGAACALVCGDKTDLESIQKHKAAPNIIATQSTLKPQSLDVMGWEVRNEGFFVIFSKDIPTIVEGWLKPNVTEFLTKTGFEWREINHFIAHPGGKKVLEAYTKALEIPNTMTEVSLEILQNYGNMSSATIFYVLQRMMESADMGDIGLATALGPGFSSELLLMRWE; translated from the coding sequence ATGCCGTCTATTGTTTCAATTGGCGATGCCGTTCCAAGGAATGTAATAGAGCAATCTCAGGCAATAGAATTTGCTACTGAGCTGTTTTCTCCTTCCTTTAAAGATATCGAACGATTACTAGCTGCATTTCAAAATGGTCAAATAAAGAAGCGTCATCTAGTGAAGCCACTAGATTGGTACAAGCAAGGGCACAGCTTTGCTGAGAAAAATGCTGCCTATATTGAGGCTTCAATCACTTTAGGCGCTGAAGCCATTACGAAATGCTTAACGAACACAACCTTTTTACAGGAATCTGTTCCATATGAAGACATCTCGGCGATTTTTATGATTTCTAGCACTGGAGTGGCCACTCCAAGTATTGAAGCGAGAATAATGAATTACTTACCATTCTTACCGCATACAAAACGGATTCCAATTTGGGGCTTAGGCTGTGCGGGTGGTGCTTCAGGTTTATCTAGAGCCTATGAATATTGTCTAGCATATCCACATGAAAAGGTAATCGTCCTTTCAATCGAATTGTCCAGTTTAACGTTTCAAAGGAATGATTTTTCAAAGAGTAATTTAATCGGAACGTCATTATTTGCTGACGGAGCAGCCTGCGCATTAGTTTGTGGTGACAAAACAGATCTCGAATCAATTCAGAAGCATAAAGCAGCGCCAAACATTATCGCGACGCAGTCTACCCTAAAACCTCAATCGCTCGATGTGATGGGTTGGGAAGTAAGGAATGAAGGATTTTTCGTTATTTTTTCTAAAGATATCCCGACCATTGTGGAAGGTTGGTTGAAACCAAATGTTACAGAATTTTTAACTAAAACTGGTTTTGAATGGAGAGAAATAAACCATTTTATCGCCCATCCTGGTGGGAAAAAGGTTTTGGAGGCCTATACGAAAGCACTTGAAATCCCAAATACAATGACGGAAGTTTCATTGGAAATATTACAGAACTATGGAAATATGTCCTCTGCCACTATCTTTTATGTTTTACAAAGAATGATGGAGAGTGCTGACATGGGGGATATCGGTCTTGCAACAGCATTAGGACCAGGATTCAGTTCAGAACTGTTGTTAATGAGGTGGGAATGA
- a CDS encoding xanthine phosphoribosyltransferase yields the protein MEALKKIILKEGIVLSDSVLKVDTFLNHQIDPELMMQVGKEFAARFESDGITKVLTIESSGIAPGVMAALYLNVPLVFARKRKSLTMACDLFTSQVHSFTKQETNEISVSKKFLSEGERVLVIDDFLANGQAALGLADIVNQAKAEVIGFGIVIEKSFQEGGQILRNKGYRVESLAEIQSLHAGQVQFIKRNMEELA from the coding sequence ATGGAAGCTTTAAAGAAAATAATTTTAAAAGAGGGAATAGTATTATCTGATTCAGTATTAAAGGTGGATACTTTTTTAAACCATCAAATTGACCCAGAATTAATGATGCAGGTTGGGAAGGAATTTGCCGCACGCTTTGAAAGTGACGGAATCACCAAAGTTTTAACAATTGAATCTTCCGGAATTGCTCCGGGTGTTATGGCTGCATTATATCTAAATGTTCCGTTAGTTTTTGCTAGAAAAAGAAAATCACTTACAATGGCTTGTGATTTATTTACGAGTCAAGTCCATTCATTTACGAAACAAGAGACAAATGAAATTTCAGTTTCCAAAAAGTTTTTATCTGAAGGAGAACGTGTATTAGTCATTGATGATTTCCTAGCGAATGGACAAGCGGCCCTTGGTTTAGCTGACATAGTAAATCAAGCAAAGGCTGAGGTAATCGGATTTGGCATTGTGATTGAAAAATCGTTCCAAGAAGGCGGTCAAATCCTACGTAATAAAGGATATAGAGTCGAATCATTAGCTGAAATTCAATCATTACATGCAGGACAAGTTCAATTTATTAAAAGGAATATGGAGGAGTTGGCATAA
- a CDS encoding dynamin family protein — protein sequence MVLIVKQKEQSLLGKIAALYELFKKNHDEQTAERAQQLAKKLDEKEFSIAFCGHFSAGKSTMINKLVGDNLLPSSPIPTSANLVKVKAGEEYAKVFFKQGKPRLYLAPYDYEKVKTYCKDGDEIEAVEISHKNASLPNHVIIMDTPGIDSTDDAHRIATESALHLADLIFYVMDYNHVQSEVNFLFTKELTQAGKQLCLVINQIDKHRDEELSFSDFKESVSQSFASWGVRPEQILYTSLKDVDHPNNQFLELQHLLHEKIDHRDENLPTTIYQSLVKLTNDHLKMMKEQDEQEISALEGKLSSLSDSERVSLFERMGKIESILHDLTQACEKAGQELEDEIDKILDNAYIMPFQTRELAQQYLEANQPDFKVGLFFAKNKTDLERQERLDRLFTDLSERVKSQLEWHLRELALRTLKESGFQKPELIEVAQSISISFNADLLEKNIKQGARLSGEYVLNYTNDVANSLKRLSRNSMAEIKALYQSEVKKQNEMTASQLKGELQHLQTFQTAMGQLELLNKKQQNVANVIETTLSGQIDLTPFLQQAHKILESVVEEVEIVRDSGQKIESNGKKTEVAIEIEESQINLSNTFSKNQVERIVEHLKFSAQKVHSVPGLEKISSELELRAERLESQQFTVALFGAFSAGKSSFANALIGEKILPVSPNPTTAAINKIKPIDHDYPHGTVLVKLKSPVILLEDVKRSLEIFDFDATNFADAVVKIEKVLGNEEHLDAYSKVHYAFLRAFYNGFANYESRLGQVIETDLEAFRDFVALEEKSCLVDWIDVYYDCPLTREGITLVDTPGADSINARHTNVAFEYIKSSDAILFVTYYNHAFSKADREFLIQLGRVKDTFELDKMFFIINAIDLANSEEEMSTVIEYVKEQLIGYGIRKPNMFAISSLLAIQEKLQHLTTNESRIKLFENAFYHFISGELKEMVVDAAKAEHSRAVQILNQLISSAQEDKTVKETKRLHIIAEHKELKNYLEQQTDGFLKKRLTQEADELLFYIKQRVFFRFSDFFKESFSPAVLKEDGRNMKKALQMSLQELIDSLGFDFSQEIRATTLRLETFIGKILKERLEHLTEELRLKNNSLSFSPYESEKMEGLQVETAFQTIDMKKFQKALSFFKNAKSFFEKNEKKLMQEELEKVLQQPADDYLQSEGNQVKSFYISTLEAETSKMIDHISEQIDEFYKGIIASLSDEFPIEKLLEVERQINSFEQVHQ from the coding sequence ATGGTTCTTATTGTAAAACAAAAGGAGCAATCTTTACTTGGAAAGATTGCCGCTCTATACGAGCTTTTCAAAAAAAATCATGATGAACAAACAGCAGAACGAGCACAACAGTTAGCGAAGAAACTGGATGAAAAAGAATTTTCAATTGCTTTTTGTGGCCATTTTTCGGCAGGAAAATCGACGATGATTAACAAGCTGGTAGGAGATAACCTCCTTCCATCGAGTCCAATTCCGACAAGTGCTAACCTGGTAAAGGTAAAAGCAGGGGAAGAGTACGCAAAGGTATTTTTCAAACAAGGAAAACCTCGCCTTTATTTGGCACCTTATGATTACGAAAAAGTAAAAACGTATTGTAAAGATGGCGATGAGATTGAAGCAGTTGAAATCAGCCATAAAAATGCAAGTCTTCCGAATCATGTTATCATCATGGACACACCTGGGATTGATTCCACTGATGATGCCCATCGAATTGCAACCGAGTCCGCACTTCATTTAGCTGATCTTATTTTTTATGTCATGGACTATAATCATGTCCAATCAGAAGTGAATTTCCTATTTACAAAAGAATTAACCCAAGCAGGGAAACAATTGTGCTTGGTTATTAATCAAATCGATAAACACCGCGATGAGGAACTGAGTTTTTCAGATTTTAAGGAAAGTGTTTCACAATCGTTTGCTTCATGGGGGGTTAGACCTGAACAGATATTGTACACTTCATTAAAAGATGTAGACCATCCTAACAATCAGTTTTTGGAGCTTCAACATTTGCTTCATGAAAAAATTGATCATCGCGATGAAAATTTGCCTACCACTATCTATCAATCTCTCGTAAAATTAACAAATGATCATTTGAAAATGATGAAAGAACAAGATGAACAGGAAATTTCCGCTTTAGAGGGTAAACTAAGTTCTCTTTCTGATAGTGAGCGAGTTTCATTATTTGAACGAATGGGTAAAATCGAGAGTATATTACATGACTTGACTCAAGCGTGCGAGAAAGCTGGTCAAGAATTAGAAGATGAAATAGACAAAATATTAGATAATGCTTATATTATGCCATTTCAAACAAGGGAATTAGCCCAACAATATTTAGAAGCAAATCAGCCAGATTTTAAAGTGGGTCTCTTTTTTGCAAAAAATAAAACAGATTTGGAAAGACAAGAGCGACTTGATCGCCTTTTTACTGATCTTTCTGAACGGGTGAAATCCCAATTAGAGTGGCATTTGCGAGAGTTGGCACTTAGAACTTTAAAAGAATCTGGTTTTCAGAAACCTGAATTAATAGAAGTTGCCCAGTCTATCTCGATATCCTTTAATGCAGATCTTCTCGAGAAGAACATTAAACAAGGGGCGCGGTTATCAGGTGAGTACGTATTAAACTATACCAACGATGTGGCTAATTCTCTAAAAAGGCTATCTCGCAATAGTATGGCGGAAATAAAAGCGCTTTACCAAAGCGAAGTAAAGAAACAAAATGAAATGACCGCCAGCCAACTTAAGGGAGAACTCCAACACTTACAAACATTCCAAACGGCAATGGGGCAACTTGAATTGCTTAACAAGAAACAACAAAATGTTGCTAATGTAATAGAAACAACGCTAAGTGGTCAAATAGATCTCACGCCTTTTTTACAGCAAGCGCATAAAATATTGGAATCAGTTGTAGAAGAGGTAGAAATCGTCCGGGATTCAGGACAGAAGATCGAATCTAATGGTAAAAAAACTGAAGTAGCTATAGAAATAGAAGAAAGTCAAATAAATCTATCCAATACATTTTCAAAAAACCAAGTCGAGCGGATTGTAGAACACTTGAAGTTTTCTGCGCAAAAAGTTCACTCTGTCCCAGGTTTAGAGAAAATTTCTTCCGAGTTAGAACTAAGAGCGGAGCGGTTAGAAAGCCAGCAATTCACGGTGGCATTATTTGGGGCATTTAGTGCAGGAAAATCGTCTTTTGCTAATGCGCTAATTGGTGAGAAAATCTTACCTGTTTCACCAAACCCAACAACAGCAGCAATAAATAAAATTAAACCTATTGATCATGATTACCCACATGGGACTGTATTAGTGAAGCTCAAAAGTCCAGTTATATTACTTGAAGATGTTAAACGTTCTTTGGAAATATTTGATTTTGATGCAACTAATTTTGCTGATGCAGTTGTGAAAATTGAAAAAGTTCTAGGCAATGAGGAACATTTAGATGCCTATAGTAAAGTGCACTATGCATTTTTGCGAGCATTTTATAATGGGTTTGCAAACTATGAATCTCGTCTTGGTCAAGTAATAGAAACAGATTTGGAGGCATTTCGTGATTTTGTGGCTTTAGAAGAAAAATCCTGTCTCGTTGATTGGATTGATGTTTACTACGATTGTCCATTGACGAGAGAAGGTATTACCCTTGTGGATACCCCAGGAGCAGATTCAATCAATGCTCGCCATACAAATGTTGCGTTTGAGTATATCAAAAGCTCGGACGCTATCCTGTTTGTTACCTATTACAATCATGCCTTTTCGAAGGCTGACCGTGAATTCCTAATCCAATTAGGTCGTGTTAAGGATACCTTTGAATTAGATAAGATGTTCTTTATCATCAATGCGATTGACCTTGCTAATAGTGAAGAGGAAATGTCTACAGTAATAGAATATGTCAAAGAGCAATTAATTGGATATGGGATTAGAAAGCCAAATATGTTTGCTATTTCAAGCTTGTTAGCTATACAAGAAAAACTCCAGCATTTAACCACAAATGAATCGCGAATTAAATTGTTTGAAAATGCCTTTTATCATTTCATATCTGGAGAGCTAAAGGAAATGGTTGTGGACGCTGCTAAAGCAGAGCACAGTCGTGCCGTTCAAATCTTGAATCAACTTATTTCATCAGCACAAGAAGATAAAACGGTGAAAGAAACAAAACGATTACACATCATCGCCGAGCATAAGGAACTAAAGAATTATCTTGAGCAACAAACAGATGGTTTCTTGAAAAAGCGGTTAACCCAGGAAGCCGATGAACTTCTCTTCTACATTAAACAAAGGGTATTTTTCAGATTCAGTGACTTTTTCAAGGAATCCTTTAGTCCGGCAGTTTTAAAGGAAGACGGACGAAATATGAAAAAAGCCTTACAAATGTCATTACAGGAGCTTATCGATTCACTTGGATTTGATTTTTCTCAAGAAATTAGAGCAACCACTTTAAGATTAGAAACATTCATCGGAAAAATTTTAAAGGAGAGACTTGAACATCTAACCGAGGAGCTAAGGCTGAAAAACAATAGTTTATCCTTCTCACCATATGAGTCGGAAAAAATGGAAGGGCTTCAAGTGGAGACTGCCTTCCAAACGATTGATATGAAGAAGTTTCAAAAGGCGTTGTCTTTCTTTAAAAATGCAAAGTCCTTTTTTGAAAAAAACGAGAAAAAATTGATGCAGGAGGAACTTGAAAAGGTTCTACAGCAGCCTGCTGATGATTATTTGCAATCGGAGGGAAATCAAGTAAAATCCTTCTATATTAGCACTCTTGAAGCTGAAACGAGTAAAATGATTGATCATATTTCCGAACAGATTGATGAATTTTATAAAGGGATTATTGCTTCTCTAAGTGATGAATTTCCAATTGAAAAATTATTGGAAGTGGAGAGACAAATCAACTCTTTTGAGCAGGTACACCAATAA